Below is a window of Lepisosteus oculatus isolate fLepOcu1 chromosome 8, fLepOcu1.hap2, whole genome shotgun sequence DNA.
GTCTGATCCAGAGCGCAGGCATAGATATCAATGATATGGCCGCTGTTTGAGGCTCTTGACGCCAGAGCCTCGTAGTGCTGCAAGACACAAGTGAGAGTTTACAAAGCATTGGAAGCGGACAGCAGAATCCCCCCCAGAGTTCAGATTAACAACCCAGGATCAAATAATTGTGTCCAGCCCACACAGAGCTGGAAAGTAATAGTCAGACCACATCTCTTTATACACAAGAGATAAGAGCAGAAGTGCTGGCGACTTAATCGCATCAAATAAATCATTGACATCCACACCTTGCTCCAAAGTACAAGGAACAGCAAGTCCGCTCATACAAACTGCAGgagaccccacacacacacactgacttacTTTAGTCGCCTTTTTCATGAACTTAGCATTGTCCTTCTCAATGTCATGCCAAGACCGGATGGGCGTCTTCAGTTCATCCCCCACGACCATCCCCGGACCCTGAGTGGCCGGCCCTCCGATGAACATCATGATGCGGCCGCCCGTGTTGGGAAAAGTGCACTGCAATCGGATCGGGGAATGGCAAAAGAAAATGGGATGAGAAGAACAAAATATACAACAAGACTTCACGAGTTTCTGTACGCCACGCCACAACTGGACACACTACTCTTACCGAAAAGGGCACAAACTCGTCGACCCCTGCGCCAACTCTGGTTACACTGACTCCTTACTCGGTTGGAAGACACCAGATtccagaaatgaatggacgTCAGATCCTATCCTATGGGTTTTACCGGAGACTTCGACAACGATTGCGAGCTGAATCTGCAGACTGGGCTTGTTACCTCCAGCAGGCCGACCGCAATGGAAAGGGCCACTCCCGAAGATCGCAGGGGTCTCTTGCCTTGAGGAACAGGCCAGGGGTCACGCTGCAGCTCTCCCAGGAGGTCTGTTAAATTCATGTCGATTTTCTGCACGGGCTGCAGgaatctgcaaaaaaaaaaacaacaacacctaACTAGATAAGCTCAACCATGACAACGTGACGGGACACTCTTTTAAATCACACACCCATGCAAAACATTCAAATAACCTTGCAGCGTCTGGCCGATCACAGGTGTGATGTGCAATAGTACTCTGTGCTAAAGCACTTCCAGCCGAGTAAGACCGCTGCAGTGACGCTAGACCTGTCGGGCTGGCTGATTACCTGTTGGAAGGAGGGGGCTGCTGGACCTGCACTCCTCGCCCTGCTTGGGCTGCCGCTGGCTTAGTCAGGCCCAGCATCTCCTGGAAAAAGGAGGAGTACGACTGAAAAACCTCTTACAACAAACGAGTGCGAATTGGTGCCTCCCAGATAGACAGTGTCTCAGGAGATTATCCCGACTGACCAGATTTTAAATCCCGAAACAAAATGGAACACTTCAAGCCAAAAATGTTCTAAATTTTTCAACTCCACCTACACCGGAAATCGCACCTGGATGACTTTACCGAGACCCGAGACACGTTTTGTTCCAAAAGGCGATTGACTAGCTGCAACAGCCCAGAACAGAGACCTGCAGGATCCACAATGATCAAAATTACTCCGGGTCCTGGGAAGCTCACCGTGTGAACGATGCTGTACGCCAGTGCTGCAGCGTCCCACAGCCCCCTTCAAATGGTGGTACAAATAAAGCAGTCCACCATGATGGAAGAACGATGGTCTTTACCGTTCAAAAGGAGTCAGAAGCAGCATGGAACATTGCAGATCTTCACACACATTGTCCTATTCACGGGCTGTCCTATGCCACTGTTTAGCACTGAAGTACCTGAAGCTGTTTAGCACTGAGGTCCTTTGTCCCTCTGAAGACATAGCTCTTGGAGATTCCTTCACAGCCCAGCTCGTGGACCTGCACCATTCTCCCAAAGGTGATGAGTCCCACTAGGGCTGTGGGCGGTAAAAGACTGAGCGACATCTGCAAGGATTCCTTCAGAGCCTGCAGATCTTCATCCTCCATGCAGGTGTCAACAACATAGAGGAAGATTAAAGGCATCTGAGGACCtctctagaaaaaaataaaggggaATGTTAAACAGATTGTTGAAGCTTGATTTATTCCACGCAATTTCGCTATGCAAATATGATAGGGAGACAAAactttaagatcactttattacccatatacaatttcttgtattaggaatttgtctgttCGCAtatcccaacttgctctccatgagacacacagacggggagagaaacgcttggggtcagagtgcagggtcagacatttatacggcacccctggagcagctggggttaagggccttgctcgggggcccaacagagtaggattcctctgcccgctgcgggatttgaaccggcaactttccagccacaggcgcagatcccgagccacagagccactgcactgccGTTTAAAGAGACTAAAAACACATCCCTTTTAAGTTTTACCACAATTTTTAATCAGCACCTTTATGCTGCTGATGGAATTTTttatcaaatgtaaaaaaatcacataaCAAATATCTGTAAActgttgtgttttcttgtattttcaacATGCTGGCCAATTTAAACAtggtaaaaaaagacaaactcaaAGGTGAAATTGACTATGAGCGGACAAAAAAAGTGCAGCCTTGCTCACTACTGAGGTGAGGAAATAGAGACATGATGTATATGTGTGCAAGGAAAAGAGATTTCTGAAGACAAAGACAGACCAATAAATTAGGTTCCCGACATGTAATTTGCAATATGGAAAACAATTCACTGGCTCATGCAAATAACTCTTCTCCTCTTCCCCGGAAAACAGCAGCACCCTACCTGTACGACATATTCAATCGTAGAAAACTGGTGCAGAAGCTCCGCTGGTTGGTTCATTTCTGAAATCCCTGCATAGgttggaggaaactggaaaagcaGAACAAGACAAGCACTTAAAACTCCAGCCGCGAGAGAAAATTAAAGATCTTCCAATTTTatcatgtctgtattgttttcaCCTGGTTCCTCTGGTAGCAGAAATTACAGGCCCACAGCTTTGCTCTGTAATCCACTTGACTGGTAACGgaaacagaaataaagatgACACACAGCGCAGTAACGCAGGGAAATACAACGACTAAAAATAATCTGATTCATCACACCACACTCTACCCAGTAGCCGGTCCGCCAGTGCAACAAAAAGACAATAAATGAAGGGCCGAGCTGTTTAGTGACCGCAGAGACGCGGTCTGAGCTTTGCTACACGTTGTCACTGAATTCCTTCAGTCTCACACGCCCAGATCGGCTCTCTCATTAATACAGGAGTGCAGGACCTTAATAACACACTCGGGTTCTTTCCTTTGGTTGGTAAAAAATATCGCCGAGGCCTTTTCAatcccattttttctttttaattctcCGGCGGCTCATACCGTTTTCCCATTGAAACTTGACAGCAGCCCACCTGTTAGCACGCCCCAGtaaaacacccccccccccgagaGCCAAGCCACAGGTTCGCGCCGCGCAGACCAACAGCGAGAGTCAAGGGCACAGCGCAGGAGAGCAGGAGCGGGGCCCTACCACAGCGGGTTCAGAACCGCCCGGCACGTCGCCCGGCTGCACAAGACGGGCTCGTATTGAATGGGTGGCAGGTCCGGGCGCTCCTTGAGGGGGGTCAGAAGGGTGGCCACGGGGACCACCATCCTGGTCGCCTCCAGGCGGCTGGAGGGCCACACGTTCCAGCTGAAGCGGACCCCATCCCGGTCCTCGTTCTGCTGGATGAACTCCTGGAACGTCGCCATGGCGGCCTGTTCGCACTAGGGTCTgtagggagagaggggagagaggcgCAGGGGGTCTCACAGAACCAGAGTAAAGCTCTCAGAGAAGAGAACTGGTCAAGAGGGACACATACACAACGGACAGACCCCGGGACTTTGTCCCAGCCTAAATATCAAGTCCTCATATAAACATACTGCAGTCCTGCAACTTTCCGGTTCTTATGATATCCAGGTCTTAATTCAGGCGGACCACACACTTGGAACAGCTGGTGAAACACTGATTTTGCCAGGCTGGGTGTTGGATAACTTTTGGGCAACTGTGTCATAAATATAACtgggtttattttgtttttggccCAGAGCTATACAGCTTCCATGCTATAGGTCGTTTCCCAGATATACAAGTTTATCTTCGCATTTTTAACACTTGAAAACGATCGCCTGGATCTTATGAGAAAATTGTACACAACCTCTCCTACAGCCTTTTCCTTTGAGCACACAGAAACTGAGCTTTCGCGAGCGCCATCAAGTGGAAGATTTAGGAAACAACAACTATAATAATCCACCTTAAGGTTAAAAGTTTTGATGTGGTGGTCATGTAATACACTTTTATTAGCACCGACACAAAAGTCAAATCCAGTCCTGTTTACTTCGGAAAAACGGCCTTAATTCGGTTGAGCTACAAAACCAGACAGAAACGTCTCAGTGATTCGTACTTGAGAGAATAGGATTTCAAGACTGATCTTGATTGATCAAGCAGGCTTCCgttaaaagaatttaaaatatacagttgaAATAAAGCCCGTTTCCCCCCAAAAGCAAATATTCACAACTTTCACcgcaaaacaaaattaagaatACGAACCACGATACTGGGGAAGTCTTTACAACGAAATCAACCGACCGGTTCAGTTTTTCGGCTGTGCCACGATTATTGATCATCTGAAAATAAACAACCACGGTTCTGCAAAAAGCTGGCAAGCAGATCGGCCTGGCtagtaaaacacacacacacaatgtcTCTCGTATGGGCTCCAGGCCAGAGATTAACCGGACTGGCACCGTGAATGTCTCATATTGGGCAACTTCGCCAGCTCTGCCTGAACTCTGAACAGACTGCCAACACCGCACTGATTTGCAAACACGCgtgcaataaaaatacattaatatcaCGCTCAGAAACCCCATTTCCTGCACACAAACCCCTTCACCCCAAACATTACAGACACCGCACCACCACTACCTTCCACTCggagagaaataaaaatacCCCATGCGTGGCTGTGAAAAtagcaaagaaaacatttttaacatcgctgctcggggggggggggatatcgCTCTCGGGACTCCAGGCAAGTCGCTTCAGTTGCAACGCTTTGCCAGCGACGAAAATTAGTGCACACTCACTCATCAAAGAGAAGAACAACAACGATTTCTCCGAACTACCACACCCCCCTCGCACGACCGCCTGGACGAGCTGCGGGCAGCCGGCTGCCCAGCAGCCTTTTCTGGGCTTGAGATGTTCCAGCGCCCCGGCGCCAGCGAAGACGTGCagcccacagcaccaccatccGCGCCGGCGGCGTTGGTCATTTTCTTTCCCCGGGGCACACTGCCTCTGATAGCAGCTCCCCCGTACGCCTCTCCGCTTTGACACGGTCTTTTCTGTAAATATTTGACTTACCTGCCGAGCCGCACGTCGCCACTCCAGCTCCTCCCGGGGCCAGTGCTGCATCTGACAGCACAGCCCGCTGACGTACCCGACAACATGGCCGCCCTCGCCGCTGCCACGTCAAGGGGGAGCCGCACAGGCTTTTGCAACAAGCCGGTCTGCGTGTGGCTCCCTTCCTCAAGACCCGCCCCCCGCCGCGTCCTGGAGGGCTGTGAATCTCCTTCGCGACTAATTTTAAGGACATCTCTTCAAGAAGGCTTTATTCGAGCGTCAGTACTACATGAACACAGTACAGACTCCTCACCATCATGTAACGTGATGGCCCCTGGGCATTATAACTACTTCCACCTCAGGTTCAATTCTCAACTCACAATGGTTTTTTTTTGGAAATAGATTAGTGAATAAcaatgtaaatatttgtaaattaaCATTGGATTTCACATCAAACTCCTTCCTTGCACCATCACTATCGACTGTACCTGCTCCCTCGGCAGAAATGAAGGTTTGCTCTAGACCTTTACCAAACCCTGAAACGCGTGACAGCAGAAAATTCACGTCCAATTAtcagcacctactgtacataatccTCCCTTCGAAGCATAAAAAGGTGTTTTGTTACATTACTTAAAACATCCCACTTTCAAGGGAGAATGATGCATTAAGTGTTTTTATGACCTAAAACCATTTCCTCCAAAccagtttttttccctcaatGACCATTCTCCAAAGAGGTCTCGTCAGTCTCCAAGAGATttcattcaaaaatatttttacagaagAACTCAATTTTTCTCTTTAACGAAGAAGAACGGAGCAGAACTTCACAACCCCCCACTCGCAGACCAAAGCGAGCCAATCTTCTGCTCTGCTTACCTCCAGAACTGAATGTGTACAGTAagtcaacatttaaaaaaatattctacccCCCCAAATAAGTACACCGAACTGAGAATGCATACCATACAAATTTTATTATACAACACATTTCATGACAAAATATTGTCACAAACTAGTCTCATTTGATGCATTTTCCACTAGTAACACTCTACTTCTTGCAAATCAGCCAAACGTAAAGTTTATCAGATGTAACAATCTGCAAAAACCTGTATCCCAATCGTGAATCCCATGGATCCAGATTAAGACTGCCGTTTTCTTATTAGACAAATAAATCTGTGCATTTATTATTAACCAATTCACAAAAATTGGGAAgtgaattctaaaaaaaaaaaaaaaaacgacttaTTCAGCGTGTGAATAAAGACGACATTAAACGCATGAGATTAAGGCTTCAGTATCACATATTGTTGAATCCCATCATTCCTTTCATGTTCCCAGCCGCCCCTTGCTGAAACTGCCTCATCATGGACTGAAGGCCAGCCATCCCACCtgaaggaaaataatttaaaatgtagctCTTTCCACTACACAAACgtaacatttctaaacagcaGCCGGAAAACTGCAGATTTCACAATTCAGTCACTCAACCCTTATAAGAACACGAACAAGGACAAACCCGGTTCATCATTTGAATTGCTGTGCTGTCTTACAGGGAAGAGGTAAATGTTCAGTTAGACTTCACGTCTCACCCCACACAGGTACGTGCAAAAGCTCCCTAATGCAATCTGTTCATCTCATCTGTACCAACTGGAGTCAAAGCTCTGTGCGCAGGAGTGTCCCTGCGGACGCTGCGGTGCTTCAGGAGCACGAGGTGACCGTCAGGCACGCGAGAAGACAATGACAGAGGCATACCCATGTGGTGAAGAACCCTGGGGTCCATCATCTTGGCCATCTGCTGATTTAATTTCGCCATCTGGGAAGGATTGACATTCTTGGACATGTCTCCACCTATGAAGAGAGGAATGTACATCAGCACACGCTGCATCTTACTGCAATAAGACTCGACAGGCATCAACTGACTGATAAAAGAAGATGCTGAGACCTACTTAAAGCCGTTTTTAAACAGATGAACTGAATTAGTAATATAGTGCGAGCAGGCACACGGCGCATCACACAGCCGTCCGACAGTGCCAGGGGGTCTCGCCCGCGCACTCGATCGCTAGTCTGTGCCCGTACCTTTGAAGAGCCCCTTGATGCCGCCCATCTTCTTCACCATCTGGGCGAACTTGGTGTACTGCGTCAGCAGCTCCTGCACGTCCCGCGCGGCCACGCCCGCTCCCCGCGCCACCCGCTGGATCCTGGTGGGCTGCTTGCTGAACAGCTTCGCGCCGTCCTTACTGTCCAGCTCTGCCGAGGAGCAGACGGCCCGGGGTGAGCATGCTCTGAGACTGCGGGCGTACAGGGATTCCCCAGAGCTGTGCGATCTGCACTTATGCCCAGTGTTCAAGAAGGCCAGTGGCTAAACCACTCAAAACCATCAAGGACACTAACATGAAGGAAACTTGATCGGGACGATTAGGCTGCTGCGATATCTCTTTAGAAGTGACTAACACTTAGCTGCTGTAGCCAAAAGTTACAGAAATCCCATGGATTCTACTAAAATACTCAGATCGCAGATCTCAGCTGGGATCATAAAACATACTGCAAAttcaaagcaattaaaaaaacatttaaaatactttttttttatggCTCATAAGTATCAAATTCACTTTGATACCTTGGAACCACGTACGATACTTACCTTGATCGTTCATGCTGTCCATGATGGTCATGAGTTTCTTCAGCCTGGCCATTGACTCTTGCTCATTGCCCTTACTCATGAAATCTGTTCCAAAGCCTGGAATCATGCCCTGCAAATAGCAGTtcagacctcatttagaaaCTAAAGAAACTTAATAATCTCTTACTCATAAAGGGCCGAACTCTTATTAATTTAAGACATGTTTCCGAAACTCCAAAAACAGAACACAGCTGTTCAGAAAGCAGTCTCACACAGTGCACCCTGAATTTCCACAGACATTTCACACTTCAAGACAGCTCTTACCATGATCTGGCTGAAAGGCCCCATTTTCATGATATTCTGAAACTGCTCATACATGTCTCTCAGAGTGAACTGCCCTAAGGAAACGAAACAAAAGAACATGATTAAATGCTGCACATAATGACTATTCATTTGTGTCTGGAAAATATCCGCTTATGAAATGAAGCAAACCTTTTCATATATGAACACCACCTTAAGAAAATATCATGTACTTTTTTGTATAAAATTAGATTTTGGTGAAAATACAGGTGTCAAGGTCTCTTGGAAGGGGAAGGTGaggctttatttctttatcgTGACCCTTACTGAAGCTTGTGGTGAATGCTGACTCCTACAGAATGACAGAAGTCTTACCATGTTTAAGCTTGTCTATGAGCTCTTCATTGTCATCCAGTTTTAGCTCATTGACCTTATCTATTAAACCTTCAATGTCTCCCATTCCTGCAAACAACAGAGTAGACATTAATACAGTTAATATCACAAGGCTTCAGTCTCACAACACTGTAAACAAGCCAAAACAAATCATACTCCATGTACAAAAATCACCTATCGATTCTCCTGCAGACACCCTTTCACCTCACCATGGTCTGAAAGGGAAACAATTCCTCCTCGTTTTCATCAGATTTCTGAACCTTTAACTGGGTTAAAAAAACCTCACCTATTGACATCTAATTCCTAACCAGTTACTTCacttttttcattgtattcCCAGAAAAATAATTCATACTGCCTCTTAGTGCTGTCTCCATGAGCTCAGGTGAGTAGATGGGGAAAAAGGGCAATACGTACCCAGAAGCTTGCTGATGAAAGGTTGTGTTTTGAATGGCTCAAAGTCATCAATGTGCTCTCCAGTGCCGATAAAGATTATGGGACTTTTGGTAGCAGCAACTCTGAAAAAGGGGGATGGTGAATTTGTGACTTTTCCATGACTCTTTTTTGGACCTCTCTTAGGATTCAGAGGAAGCCACAAAAAAATAAGCTAAACTCtgtgtttaaagaaaatgtgttattacatgtgaagaatgaaaaaaataacagcaatttTGATTGCCATTGCAAACAGCAAAAGACACAGATGACATTTAAAAGTCACAGCAATAGCGGAGTTTGTAGTCAAAACTATTGCATTCGGTATCCCAAGGAACCAGCCTGCTGAGCTTCGACAACCACCACACCCACAATGCCAGCAGACAAGCCTGTTGCCTTTGCCGAGATTGTAAATCCTTCTGGATACGAAAGGAGAAACATCACACAACAAGAGTTTCATCTTGTTACTATAAAGACTGGTTACAGATGCAATTCACACAGTTCTACACAAACTTCTCACTACTTGAAGCAGAgtcttaaaacaaatattaacagATCCTAAGCAGGTCATCCAAAGCTGATATGTTGCCTTTCACATTTATGACTAGACTGCAGCATGAGGTCTAAAGAAATAGATATATTTTTGGGCTGAAGCACAGCTCTTTATAAAGGTTACTTACGCACTGAGTGCACCTCCACCCTTAGCATGTCCATCCAGTTTTGTGACAATAACAGAGGCCACGTCTACTTTGTCTTTGAAAGCTTTGGCCTGAGCTTCGCAGGCTTGCCCAATCGAGGCATCCATTACGTACACAATATTATCAggttgctgaaaaaaaaaagatcccgCTAGCAAACTGTACTGTGGGCATTTTCCCGTTTCAAATATagatctgaaactaaaatatCAGGCTTATATGCTGGCAAGTAAAATAAGTTCCAAACAGTCCACTTTAGGCTAATATTATTAgtacattatattataaatcactactgaaaatacagtaaaatgatTCTAAACGTACATATTTATTAAAACAGCATTACTAAATTGATCTACAATACCAGAATGAAAACATACTGAGTTGTTTTGTCCATTTACTTACTACAGCATTGGATACTTGAAGCATTTCTTCAAAAAGCGAGTCTTCCTGTTTGTGTCGACCACTTGTGTCCACAATGATTATTTCGAAGTTCTCGTTTTTGAACTTTTCAACACCTTCTGACGCTATAATGACAGGATCCATCTCTGTGTAACtggaggataaaaaaaaaagaagacaaaagttAATTCAAtgtgcccccccccccttccaaTAATGATGTTCAAATCAGAAGGCATGAAGATACATTTCTGGCAAACACCACATTACATGCACAAATATTCTGAAACTATTTTAGATATGAtcgagaaaaatgaaaaaagaactaAGCAGAAAGCGAGGCAAGAAACCAAGACATACCTCCCGTAGAAGGGAATTCTAGCTTTTGTTGCATTCTGCTTCAGCTGGTCAAAAGCACCTGAAAAGCAAAACGAATGTCGATGAAGTACaaccaggaaaaaaataaacacccaGCATCAAAGTCAGGAAAAATCATTTTACCTGCTCTGAATGTGTCGGCACATATCAAGCAAGTCTTCCAGCCTTTTCTTTGGTAATAATAAGCcaactaaaaaaatacatagaaaATGAATGAGAAGATTATTTAACAAAGTGTGATTCCATTCTTAAACTATGATGCCAGCATCCATCTCAAGGGTCTCTGGGTTCTTATCTGCAGCGCTGAATTAGACTAAACCATTCTTTAGACACATGGGGCACTGGAAAAAACAGTGCAGCAGACTGGGGCTCCAGGGCCTGGTTCCCAGGGGTAGCAAAGTAccgcagagggtggtgaagtcagcgcggCTCATgaccggctgtgagctaccaaacacccaggatatctactcagctggatgtctgaagaaggccaggtccattctcaaggaccccagtcatcccagtcacaaactgttttccctcctaccgtctggtaaacggtaccaaagcatccagcccaagtccaacagactacggaacagcttctacctccaggcaataagactgctaaatagccaacctgcagctcctttagcagatcacctgtaatggctccatggacacagttttcactgtattcatcATATTGCACTACTTGTATACATTGCATACACTatggacacacagcagctctactcatattgagttttattcaatttctattatgATGTAAGCTTATTTtcgtaacctcaattttgtgatgtttgtgattcttgtgatttttgtgagctcgcagaagagacatttcattgccagcaactactgctgcacgctgtattgttgtgcatttgataaataaccTTCATCTGATTTGGTTTAGCAGTACCTTGGAACATGTGGTGGTTTTCCCACTGCCCTGCAGACCCACAAACATGATCACGTTGTTCTTCCCTTTCGTCGGTGTCCAGGCTTTGACTCCAGGGTCCACAAGctggaaaacaaacacaaaaaaaaggcATCGCAACAGACCTTCTCCACCTAATCCACCCCTGTCAGATAAATCTCCTCAGGACACACCGTCTTGAAACCAGCGTACCTTCACCAGCTCCTTGAACACAGCGTGCTGAATCATTCTTCTCTTGTTCAGGCCCGAGGCCATTTCTTCAAGGTCTATGGCCGACCTGAAATGAAAAGGTTTAGGGGTGTGGGACACTTCTTTCTTGAACAGCCCGTGGGTTTCGGAATACCTGTAAAGGTCATGGCACGCCGCAGCTGGAAGCATAAACAGCAGCACCCAAAAAGCCTTTGGAGGGCGACTTTACACCACCAAGCAGAAAGGGTCAGCACCCTCACACAGTGTTCAGGCAGCCATTAGCTCTATAAAGTTAGGCTTACGCCTGATCAAATCCATTAAAACATACTTTATACACAGCTCTCACACAgacaaggcacaaaacaaagaCGCTTaaggtacaaaaaaaaaaagagtaaagcCAAATATTACACAGACTAGGACATCAGCGAAGCAATGCAGTGTGTTATGGTAGACAGGTGGTGCAGCACTCAATAACATTCAATGCCAACAGGACATTCTGGACGTTTCCCCATCACTCTCGAAAACACTTGGGTAATTAAAACATACGTGCAGGAAAGAATCAACTTTAAGGCTTCCAGTGGGCCACTTACTTGACATTTTCTCTTAGTTGTTTGACGAGCTTTATGTTTACATCTGCTTCTAGTAGAGCAGCACAAACTTCTTTCAGCATAGCATTTAAAACCTGCAAGAAAGTCAGCTTTGTCATTGGCAGCAGCTGCTCTGTGGCCAACAGAGCAACGAGA
It encodes the following:
- the srp54 gene encoding signal recognition particle subunit SRP54 translates to MVLADLGRKITSALRSLSNATIINEEVLNAMLKEVCAALLEADVNIKLVKQLRENVKSAIDLEEMASGLNKRRMIQHAVFKELVKLVDPGVKAWTPTKGKNNVIMFVGLQGSGKTTTCSKLAYYYQRKGWKTCLICADTFRAGAFDQLKQNATKARIPFYGSYTEMDPVIIASEGVEKFKNENFEIIIVDTSGRHKQEDSLFEEMLQVSNAVQPDNIVYVMDASIGQACEAQAKAFKDKVDVASVIVTKLDGHAKGGGALSAVAATKSPIIFIGTGEHIDDFEPFKTQPFISKLLGMGDIEGLIDKVNELKLDDNEELIDKLKHGQFTLRDMYEQFQNIMKMGPFSQIMGMIPGFGTDFMSKGNEQESMARLKKLMTIMDSMNDQELDSKDGAKLFSKQPTRIQRVARGAGVAARDVQELLTQYTKFAQMVKKMGGIKGLFKGGDMSKNVNPSQMAKLNQQMAKMMDPRVLHHMGGMAGLQSMMRQFQQGAAGNMKGMMGFNNM